One part of the Alistipes onderdonkii genome encodes these proteins:
- a CDS encoding FprA family A-type flavoprotein — MNITEILPGIHYVGVNDRTTTRFEGLWSLPQGVSYNAYLVADEKVALIDTVEEGFGSRLTENIREAIGDRKIDYLVINHMEPDHSSSVRALRMLYPDIQIVGNAKTLQMLQGFYGIDTGTLEVKEGDSISLGSKTLSFYMAPMVHWPETMVTWCAEAGTLFSGDAFGTFGAIDGGITDSQIDPSRYWDEMRRYYACIVGKYGGPVQKALAKVRGLNPTTICSTHGPVWQREIPQVMDVYDRLSRYEGEPGVVIAYGSMYGNTEQMAERIARELAAEGVGPIFVHNMSYADESIVLRDVFRYDTLIVGGPTYNGGLYPPVARLLDLIAARCVPQRNFGWFGSFCWASAAVRCLGEFAQKMKWEAICEPVEMKQGFSPAWHEACHALAARIAGCMHR; from the coding sequence ATGAACATCACCGAAATTTTGCCCGGCATCCATTACGTCGGGGTCAACGATCGCACAACCACCCGTTTCGAAGGTCTCTGGTCGCTCCCGCAGGGGGTTTCATACAATGCCTATCTGGTTGCCGACGAGAAGGTCGCACTGATAGATACCGTCGAAGAGGGCTTCGGCAGCCGTCTGACAGAGAACATCCGCGAGGCCATCGGCGACCGCAAGATCGACTACCTGGTCATCAACCACATGGAACCCGACCACTCGTCGTCCGTGCGCGCACTGCGCATGCTCTACCCCGACATCCAAATCGTGGGCAACGCCAAGACGCTGCAGATGCTCCAGGGATTCTACGGCATCGACACCGGGACGCTCGAAGTCAAGGAGGGCGACAGCATATCGCTCGGCTCGAAAACGCTCTCGTTCTACATGGCGCCGATGGTACACTGGCCCGAAACGATGGTGACATGGTGTGCCGAGGCCGGCACGCTCTTCTCGGGCGACGCCTTCGGCACGTTCGGCGCCATCGACGGCGGCATTACCGACTCGCAGATAGACCCGTCGCGCTACTGGGACGAAATGCGCCGCTACTACGCCTGCATCGTCGGCAAATACGGAGGGCCTGTACAAAAGGCGCTCGCGAAGGTACGGGGCCTGAACCCCACGACCATCTGCTCGACCCACGGCCCCGTATGGCAGCGCGAGATCCCGCAGGTGATGGACGTCTACGACCGTCTGAGCCGCTACGAAGGCGAACCGGGCGTGGTGATCGCCTACGGCTCGATGTACGGCAATACGGAGCAGATGGCCGAGCGCATAGCCCGCGAACTGGCCGCCGAAGGTGTGGGCCCGATCTTCGTCCACAACATGTCCTACGCCGATGAATCCATCGTCCTGCGCGACGTATTCCGTTACGACACGCTCATCGTGGGCGGCCCGACCTATAACGGAGGGCTCTACCCGCCCGTGGCACGCCTGCTCGACCTGATCGCGGCACGCTGCGTCCCGCAGCGCAACTTCGGCTGGTTCGGCTCCTTCTGCTGGGCGAGTGCCGCCGTACGCTGCCTGGGCGAATTCGCACAGAAGATGAAGTGGGAGGCGATCTGCGAACCCGTGGAAATGAAGCAGGGTTTCTCGCCGGCATGGCACGAGGCATGCCACGCGCTCGCAGCGCGGATCGCCGGGTGCATGCACCGCTAA